In Cryptomeria japonica unplaced genomic scaffold, Sugi_1.0 HiC_scaffold_239, whole genome shotgun sequence, a genomic segment contains:
- the LOC131869234 gene encoding aspartic proteinase nepenthesin-2-like, which translates to MAYKNVVTMLAVNLFMCCFCTLLLAEAMRANHQFRSDSAFSRLKRMESSIKAQSTGKLEPLVGMGIPEVGEDRAYFMIIGMGTPPISIRSQVDTGSDLIWFDCTALPTSSSTFKSLPCPSSLCSNLPNSTCSTSCQFSHNYTGSRNISGELFSETFTMTNGSGTSHSFAGVAFGCSHDTQRDGEVGADGVVWKNSLVGRNGVVGLGRRKLSLISQIGESKFSYCLADDYSEDYDDISSTPLLFGSAAELSATGV; encoded by the coding sequence ATGGCATACAAAAATGTGGTCACAATGCTTGCGGTAAATCTGTTCATGTGCTGCTTTTGTACGTTACTTCTTGCGGAAGCTATGCGCGCAAACCACCAGTTCAGAAGTGATTCAGCCTTTAGCAGGCTCAAAAGAATGGAATCCTCAATTAAAGCTCAAAGTACAGGAAAACTGGAACCTCTAGTGGGTATGGGTATTCCTGAGGTGGGCGAGGACAGAGCATATTTCATGATAATCGGAATGGGAACGCCACCAATAAGCATACGCTCACAAGTTGATACGGGCAGCGATCTAATTTGGTTTGACTGCACAGCCCTCCCCACGAGTTCCTCTACCTTCAAATCTCTCCCCTGCCCATCTTCCCTCTGCTCTAATCTTCCCAATTCGACCTGTTCAACCAGCTGTCAATTTTCTCATAATTACACAGGCAGCCGGAACATATCGGGCGAGTTATTCTCGGAGACCTTCACCATGACAAATGGAAGCGGGACTTCGCATTCCTTTGCTGGAGTAGCATTTGGGTGTAGCCATGACACCCAGCGAGACGGCGAGGTGGGTGCTGACGGCGTAGTGTGGAAAAATAGCCTCGTCGGGAGAAATGGCGTCGTGGGGCTTGGGCGACGGAAATTATCGCTCATCTCACAGATTGGCGAGTCTAAATTTTCCTACTGTCTTGCCGATGATTACTCGGAAGACTACGATGACATATCCTCCACGCCTCTCCTTTTCGGCAGCGCAGCAGAATTGAGCGCCACAGGAGTCTAG